One window of Amaranthus tricolor cultivar Red isolate AtriRed21 chromosome 11, ASM2621246v1, whole genome shotgun sequence genomic DNA carries:
- the LOC130827201 gene encoding uncharacterized protein LOC130827201 produces the protein MTDVLEFEDVVENFMAKDEFKECLDYIETKIDPHVVLTNTYLFENKLNCLYELNRKTDAFKEAKAYHAKYLPLTAIVCIALGNGYDVEGNYTEAYFFFSQFDFDDKAATLSRLAERIEHEARKKFDEEKYKECLDYIKTICLDISEDVFDCKIRCLIELNKKKEALAEAKSRLESGGVLSYSSFGILGSILAKMGKYNEAREHFVKAIKSCRKKTEKLRYRDLLKSMEKEEADIERRKEDKRVSKIDPTFLKGGNKRSQKKTSKSTNKNIKQKEEVSEKKNEESQLQKGDSYTKEMEVETIIAEEKSDLIGESSKEKEVEKIDEISVKNEKFSTIVRYSVVEHHSDINIVDVIKEDYFMKTPISLVKASEKHLENLDLLKSWGYKNPFMAIVDGAVPSYSFSSYPDPMLVVERIQPLHVFFTSKREEFMKIHSSSTSKERDWWTCIKENFRLIFRDIICGLFFLHSSNHACSGFYDSLYVNKEGRGKILHNFAKKFTYSQAQQDVKDLVMLIEYVITGSTCQQVDGKDLKCHFETIKDNYNLPEELHHFLLLLNTRKENISICKLPSTWLIDHPYFWDDKHGIRFLEVLKDLIREDMISESAFDNWSQFETWFSQIENDIADRICLK, from the exons ATGACTGACGTGTTAGAATTTGAAGACGTAGTTGAAAATTTCATGGCTAAAGATGAATTCAAAGAATGCTTGGACTACATAGAGACAAAAATTGACCCGCATGTTGTCTTAACTAACACCTATttgtttgaaaataagttgaactGTCTTTATGAATTGAATAGAAAGACGG ATGCTTTTAAGGAAGCCAAAGCTTATCATGCCAAATACCTTCCTTTGACTGCTATTGTTTGCATTGCTTTGGG AAATGGATATGATGTTGAAGGCAATTACACTGAAGCTTATTTCTTCTTCAGCcaatttgattttgatgataaagCTGCCACTTTATCAAGATTAGCAGAGAGGATTGAACATGAAGCAAGAAAAAAGTTTGATGAAGAGAAATACAAAGAGTGCTTGGATTATATTAAGACAATCTGTTTGGACATCAGTGAAGACGTTTTCGATTGTAAGATCAGATGTCTTATTgagttaaataaaaaaaagg AGGCACTTGCTGAAGCCAAGTCACGTCTTGAATCTGGTGGTGTGTTGTCATATTCCAGTTTTGGGATTTTGGG TTCCATCTTAGCAAAGATGGGGAAGTATAATGAAGCTCGTGAACACTTCGTGAAGGCTATTAAGTCTTGTAggaaaaaaacagaaaaattaaGATACCGTGACCTGTTAAAATCTATGGAGAAAGAAGAAGCAGATATAGAGAGGAGAAAGGAAGATAAACGGGTATCCAAGATTGATCCAACCTTTCTTAAGGGTGGAAACAAGAGATCTCAAAAAAAAACTTCTAAGTCAACTAATAAAAACATCAAACAAAAGGAAGAAGTATctgaaaagaaaaatgaagaaagcCAGTTGCAAA AAGGTGACTCTTATACAAAAGAAATGGAAGTTGAGACAATAATTGCGGAAGAAAAATCAGATTTAATTGGTGAATCTAGCAAAGAAAAGGAAGTCGAAAAAATAGACGAAATTAGtgtaaaaaatgaaaag TTTTCAACCATTGTCAGATATTCCGTTGTTGAGCATCATAGTGATATCAACATTGTTGATGTCATCAAGGAAGATTATTTTATGAAAACCCCAATCTCTTTAGTAAAAGCATCAGAGAAGCATCTGGAAAATCTGGATTTGCTAAAATCTTGGGGTTATAAAAATCCTTTCATGGCAATTGTTGATGGCGCAGTTCCTTCATATTCGTTTTCCTCTTATCCTGATCCTATGCTAGTGGTTGAGCGAATTCAACCGTTGCATGTATTCTTCACCTCGAAAAGGGAAGAATTTATGAAGATTCATTCGTCTTCAACATCCAAAGAGAGAGACTGGTGGACATGTATCAAAGAGAATTTTCGACTAATTTTTCG AGACATCATTTGTGGTCTGTTCTTCCTTCACTCTTCAAATCATGCATGTTCTGGCTTTTATGATTCGTTGTACGTCAACAAGGAAGGAAGGGGAAAAATACTTCACAACTTTGCCAAGAAATTTACATATTCACAGGCGCAACAAGATGTGAAAGATCTTGTAATGCTGATTGAATACGTTATCACAGGCTCCACTTGTCAGCAAGTTGATGGCAAAGATTTGAAATGTCATTTTGAAACAATCAAAGACAATTACAATCTTCCTGAAGAACTACATCATTTTCTTCTCTTGTTAAACACTCGCAAGGAGAACAT ATCTATATGCAAACTTCCATCAACATGGTTGATAGATCATCCATATTTTTGGGATGATAAACATGGAATTAGATTTCTTGAGGTTTTAAAAGACCTTATCAGAGAAGACATGATTTCAGAGTCTGCTTTTGATAACTGGAGTCAGTTTGAAACATGGTTTTCACAGATAGAAAATGATATTGCAGATAGAATATGCCTCAAGTAG